The Pseudomonadota bacterium genome includes a region encoding these proteins:
- a CDS encoding glycerophosphodiester phosphodiesterase: MSPDPLDWLLAHRGWPACYPENSLEGIDAVLAAGARQVEFDVQITADRHAVVVHDNNLRRLTGEGGRVTELTLDELGRRRLRPDRRSRIATLGETLALFDLHPRVTAFVELKRHSIEHFGHRQAVEIVTAALRQAPCPCVLISFDPLAPALAREQGIEFTGWVIRSWTPESHRQAERLAPDWLFIRADRVPDETRPFWPGPWRWVVYGVDALAEARRWRERGATLVEVDDLPGVTGVAHGR, translated from the coding sequence ATGTCCCCCGATCCGCTCGACTGGCTGCTGGCTCACCGTGGCTGGCCGGCGTGCTATCCGGAAAACAGTCTTGAAGGCATCGACGCCGTGCTGGCCGCCGGCGCCCGGCAGGTCGAGTTCGACGTGCAGATCACCGCCGACCGCCACGCCGTGGTCGTTCACGACAACAACCTGCGGCGCCTGACCGGCGAAGGCGGCCGCGTGACCGAACTGACGCTCGACGAACTCGGGCGGCGCCGTCTCCGGCCCGATCGCCGCTCGCGCATTGCCACCCTGGGCGAAACCCTGGCGCTGTTCGATCTGCACCCTCGGGTGACCGCCTTCGTCGAGCTCAAGCGCCACAGCATCGAGCATTTTGGCCACCGGCAAGCCGTCGAAATCGTGACCGCGGCACTGCGCCAGGCGCCCTGCCCCTGCGTCCTGATTTCATTCGATCCCCTCGCCCCGGCCCTGGCCCGCGAGCAGGGCATCGAATTCACCGGCTGGGTGATCAGGTCCTGGACTCCCGAAAGCCACCGACAGGCCGAGCGGCTGGCCCCGGACTGGCTCTTCATTCGCGCCGATCGGGTACCGGACGAAACGCGTCCGTTCTGGCCCGGACCCTGGCGCTGGGTGGTCTACGGCGTCGATGCGCTTGCCGAGGCGCGGCGCTGGCGAGAGCGGGGTGCGACCCTGGTCGAGGTCGACGACCTGCCGGGTGTGACGGGGGTTGCGCATGGCCGCTGA
- a CDS encoding metal-sensitive transcriptional regulator, whose translation MDKHPSHHDQLQRLNRARGQLDGIARMINEGRYCVDILTQLRAARSALRAVEDGVLRTHVQHCIQDALTRGRTEEPNQRIDELIDVLTRYGR comes from the coding sequence ATGGACAAGCACCCTTCGCATCACGACCAGCTCCAGCGCCTCAACCGGGCCCGCGGTCAGCTCGATGGCATTGCCCGGATGATCAACGAAGGGCGCTACTGCGTCGACATCCTCACCCAGCTGCGCGCGGCCCGCTCCGCCCTGCGCGCGGTCGAGGACGGCGTGCTCAGAACCCACGTCCAGCACTGCATCCAGGACGCGCTGACCCGGGGCCGGACCGAAGAGCCCAATCAGCGCATCGACGAACTGATCGACGTGCTGACCCGCTACGGGCGCTAG
- a CDS encoding methylated-DNA--[protein]-cysteine S-methyltransferase, giving the protein MNDYQRIERAIAYLDHHFREQPSVTEVAAHVGLSSSRFHRLFRRWAGVTPHRFLASVTAAHARRLLEKSVPVVETALASGLSGPGRLHDLIVGAEAVTPGAIQRRGEALCFVYGVHETPFGSALLVESRRGISGLSFVDEGVELLLADFRARWPRAELVCDPARTAPTMARIVDSLRIGPDGLRLAVAGTNFQLQVWSALLRLPPATAVSYGRIAAHIGRPDAVRAVGSAVGANPVPLLIPCHRVLRSSGAFGGYSGGIWRKRAILAWEQGVP; this is encoded by the coding sequence ATGAACGACTACCAGCGCATCGAGCGCGCCATCGCCTACCTTGATCATCATTTTCGCGAACAGCCATCCGTGACCGAGGTTGCGGCCCATGTCGGGCTGTCCTCTTCGCGTTTCCATCGGTTGTTTCGGCGGTGGGCTGGTGTGACACCGCACCGGTTCCTGGCCAGCGTGACCGCAGCCCATGCACGCCGCTTGCTCGAAAAGTCGGTGCCCGTGGTCGAAACGGCCCTGGCATCCGGGCTGTCCGGCCCCGGGCGTTTGCATGACCTGATCGTCGGCGCCGAAGCGGTCACGCCGGGCGCGATCCAGCGGCGTGGCGAAGCCCTGTGCTTTGTATATGGCGTCCACGAAACGCCGTTCGGCAGCGCCCTGCTGGTCGAATCACGCCGTGGGATCAGCGGTCTGTCGTTTGTCGACGAAGGCGTTGAATTGCTGCTGGCGGATTTCCGTGCCCGCTGGCCGCGCGCCGAGCTGGTTTGCGATCCGGCGCGGACCGCGCCGACCATGGCGCGCATCGTTGACAGTCTGCGCATCGGACCGGATGGGCTGCGCTTGGCGGTCGCTGGCACCAATTTTCAGCTGCAGGTCTGGTCGGCCCTGCTGCGGCTGCCCCCGGCTACGGCCGTGAGCTACGGGCGCATCGCTGCCCATATCGGCCGTCCCGATGCCGTGCGTGCGGTGGGTTCGGCGGTCGGGGCCAATCCGGTTCCGCTGCTCATCCCCTGTCACCGCGTGCTGCGCAGCAGCGGTGCGTTCGGCGGCTACAGCGGCGGCATCTGGCGCAAGCGTGCCATCCTCGCATGGGAACAGGGCGTCCCCTAG
- the infA gene encoding translation initiation factor IF-1 yields the protein MAKDEHIEMEGKVLETLPNTMFRVELDNGHVITAHISGRMRKHYIRILTGDRVKVEMTPYDLSKGRITYRMK from the coding sequence ATGGCCAAGGATGAACATATCGAGATGGAGGGCAAGGTGCTCGAGACCCTGCCCAACACCATGTTCCGTGTCGAACTCGACAACGGGCATGTCATTACCGCCCATATCTCCGGGCGCATGCGCAAGCACTACATCCGGATTCTGACCGGGGATCGGGTCAAGGTCGAAATGACGCCTTACGACCTGAGCAAGGGACGCATCACCTACCGCATGAAATAG
- the aceA gene encoding isocitrate lyase — translation MNTDVTPIIQMESEWLESPRWKGVERPYDAAEVLRLRGSVTIEHTLARMGAEKLWRLLGEEDFVNALGALTGNQAMQQVRAGLKAIYLSGWQVAADANIAGQMYPDQSLYPANSVPSVVRRINNTFLRADQIQSAEGSGEIDWFAPIVADAEAGFGGVLNAHELMKDMIDAGAAGVHFEDQLASAKKCGHMGGKVLVPTREAVQKLIAARLAADICNVPTIIVARTDAMGAGLLTSDIDEADRSFLTGERTAEGFFHTRAGMDQAIARGLAYAPYADLLWCETSTPDLGEARRFAEAVRSAYPDKLLAYNCSPSFNWRKNLSDTEIAGFQRELGAMGYKFQFITLAGFHALNHSMFQLARGYKERQMSAYVELQQDEFAAEPQGYTATRHQREVGTGYFDQLTQAISGGDSSLGALAGSTEEDQFDRARSA, via the coding sequence ATGAATACTGACGTGACGCCGATTATCCAGATGGAGAGCGAATGGCTGGAGAGCCCGCGCTGGAAAGGGGTCGAACGCCCCTACGATGCCGCCGAGGTGCTGCGCCTGCGCGGCAGCGTCACCATCGAGCATACGCTGGCCCGGATGGGGGCCGAAAAGCTCTGGCGGCTGCTGGGCGAAGAGGACTTCGTCAACGCGCTGGGTGCCCTGACCGGCAACCAGGCCATGCAGCAGGTGCGTGCGGGTCTGAAGGCGATTTATCTGTCGGGCTGGCAGGTGGCGGCCGACGCCAATATCGCCGGCCAGATGTATCCGGACCAGTCGCTCTACCCGGCCAATTCGGTTCCGTCGGTGGTGCGGCGCATCAACAACACCTTTCTGCGGGCCGACCAGATCCAGTCGGCCGAGGGCAGCGGCGAGATCGACTGGTTCGCGCCGATCGTGGCCGACGCCGAGGCCGGCTTCGGCGGCGTCCTCAACGCGCATGAACTGATGAAAGACATGATTGACGCCGGCGCGGCTGGTGTCCACTTCGAAGACCAGCTCGCATCGGCCAAGAAGTGCGGTCACATGGGCGGCAAGGTGCTGGTGCCGACGCGCGAGGCGGTGCAGAAACTGATCGCGGCACGCCTGGCTGCCGATATCTGCAATGTACCGACGATCATCGTGGCCCGCACCGATGCGATGGGCGCGGGGCTTCTAACCTCCGATATTGATGAGGCTGACCGGTCCTTCCTGACCGGTGAGCGCACTGCCGAGGGTTTTTTCCACACCCGCGCCGGGATGGATCAGGCCATTGCCCGCGGTCTGGCCTATGCGCCTTACGCCGACCTGCTGTGGTGTGAAACCTCGACCCCCGATCTGGGTGAGGCCAGGCGCTTTGCCGAGGCCGTTCGCTCAGCCTATCCGGACAAGCTGCTTGCCTACAACTGCTCACCGAGTTTCAACTGGAGAAAGAACCTCTCCGACACCGAAATTGCAGGCTTCCAGCGCGAGCTGGGTGCCATGGGCTACAAGTTCCAGTTCATTACCCTGGCCGGCTTTCACGCCCTCAATCATTCGATGTTCCAGCTTGCACGCGGCTACAAGGAGCGCCAGATGTCGGCTTACGTCGAGCTGCAGCAGGACGAATTCGCGGCCGAGCCGCAAGGCTATACCGCCACCCGCCACCAGCGCGAGGTTGGTACCGGCTACTTCGACCAGCTGACCCAGGCCATCAGCGGCGGAGATTCCTCGCTCGGCGCGCTTGCCGGGTCGACCGAAGAGGATCAGTTCGACCGGGCCAGGAGCGCCTGA
- a CDS encoding polyphosphate kinase 2 family protein, which produces MSDNASGLHDDWSAAYRVPVDGRFVIDRFAAEPPPGIPGRKAMKKALNRQVRRLHDLQRLLYADGRKAVLAVFQGLDAAGKDSTIRHVFSGVNPAGFRVTSFGPPGGRECGHDFLWRCARALPERGRIGIFNRSHYEEVLVVRVHPRHLAGQGLSTTPDESFWLARFESIRAWEQHLARNGTVIVKFWLNVSMAEQARRFQRRIERQDKQWKFRLGDLETRERRTEYLQAYEALLRETSTDQAPWFAIPADSKPYMRLAVARIMVETLERMPITFPAVTPEQIADMATASQRLAQRGDGPS; this is translated from the coding sequence ATGAGTGACAACGCATCAGGTTTGCATGACGACTGGAGCGCCGCCTATCGTGTGCCGGTCGATGGGCGCTTTGTGATTGACCGGTTTGCAGCCGAGCCTCCGCCGGGCATCCCCGGCAGGAAAGCCATGAAAAAGGCCTTGAACCGGCAGGTGCGCCGTCTCCACGACCTGCAGCGTCTGCTCTACGCTGATGGCCGCAAGGCCGTGCTGGCCGTGTTTCAGGGGCTCGATGCGGCCGGCAAGGACAGCACGATTCGCCACGTGTTTTCCGGCGTCAATCCGGCCGGATTCCGGGTGACTTCCTTCGGTCCGCCTGGCGGTCGCGAATGCGGGCATGACTTTCTCTGGCGCTGTGCTCGGGCGCTGCCCGAGCGCGGCAGAATCGGCATCTTCAACCGCTCGCATTACGAAGAGGTGCTGGTGGTTCGCGTTCATCCCCGGCACCTGGCCGGGCAGGGCCTATCGACAACACCCGACGAGTCGTTCTGGCTCGCGCGGTTCGAGTCGATCCGGGCCTGGGAGCAGCACCTGGCACGAAACGGAACGGTGATCGTCAAGTTCTGGCTCAACGTTTCCATGGCCGAACAGGCCAGACGATTTCAGCGGCGTATCGAACGGCAGGACAAGCAGTGGAAGTTCCGGCTCGGTGACCTCGAGACCCGGGAGCGACGTACCGAGTATCTGCAGGCCTACGAGGCGCTGCTGCGCGAGACCTCGACCGATCAGGCCCCATGGTTTGCGATCCCGGCCGATTCCAAGCCCTACATGCGCCTGGCCGTCGCGCGCATCATGGTCGAGACGCTCGAACGAATGCCGATCACCTTCCCCGCAGTCACGCCCGAGCAGATCGCAGACATGGCCACTGCCAGCCAGCGCCTGGCTCAGCGCGGGGACGGGCCATCATGA
- the clpA gene encoding ATP-dependent Clp protease ATP-binding subunit ClpA has translation MFSKELELSISQAYHMARSKRHELLTVEHLLLALLDNDSAREVLTACGVDMERLGLELGQVLDESVPVLSEGDQRDTQPTIGFQRVLQRALYHVQSAERKEVLGANVLVAIFSEKDSHAVYLLGKQDVARIDVVNYISHGVSKASEPGAKPAVEEEGQVGDASGEDDKSALAAYATNLNERARGDQIDPLIGRALEVERTIQILCRRRKNNPLYVGESGVGKTALAEGLALRIVREEVPGVLADAEIWALDLGALLAGTKYRGDFEKRLKAVLAELKSREKAVLFIDEIHTIIGAGAASGGVMDASNLIKPVLANGDLRCIGSTTFEEYRGVFEKDRALARRFQKIDIVEPSVGETIEILNGLKHRFEEHHGVTYTSEALEAAATLSARHINDRHLPDKAIDVIDEAGARERLKPAEDRVRQIDVNEIEEIVARMARIPPRQVSRSDRDALKTLERDLQMVVFGQDEAIRTLASAIKMSRSGLAEVERPIGSFLFAGPTGVGKTEVTRQLALTLGIELVRFDMSEYMEAHSVSRLVGAPPGYVGFDRGGLLTEAVTQTPHAVLLLDEIEKAHPDVYNLLLQIMDHGKLTDANGRGADFRNVIVVMTTNAGAELVSRRGIGFTPADHSSDGMEAIRKQFTPEFRNRLDAIIQFHSLALNVVMQVVDKFLMEMENQLADKGVHIEVCADAREWLAEHGFDEKMGARPMKRVIQEHIKRPLADELLFGALADGGEVEVRLRDDGSGLDLTCRGRSVEPVAD, from the coding sequence ATGTTCAGCAAGGAACTTGAACTCTCGATCTCGCAGGCCTATCACATGGCGCGCAGCAAGCGTCATGAGCTCCTGACGGTCGAACATCTGCTGCTGGCGCTGCTCGACAACGACTCGGCGCGAGAGGTGCTGACTGCCTGCGGGGTGGACATGGAACGGCTCGGTCTGGAGCTTGGTCAGGTGCTCGACGAGTCCGTGCCGGTGCTCTCGGAGGGCGACCAGCGCGACACACAGCCGACCATTGGCTTCCAGCGCGTACTTCAGCGCGCCCTCTATCACGTGCAGTCGGCCGAACGCAAGGAAGTGCTGGGCGCCAACGTGCTGGTCGCGATTTTCAGCGAAAAGGACTCCCATGCCGTCTACCTGCTCGGCAAACAGGATGTCGCCCGGATCGATGTGGTCAACTACATTTCCCACGGCGTTTCCAAGGCCAGCGAGCCCGGCGCCAAGCCGGCGGTCGAGGAGGAGGGCCAGGTCGGTGATGCCAGCGGCGAAGACGACAAGTCAGCACTCGCCGCTTACGCAACCAACCTCAATGAGCGTGCACGAGGTGACCAGATCGATCCGCTGATCGGACGCGCCCTGGAAGTGGAGCGAACCATTCAGATCCTGTGTCGCCGACGCAAGAACAACCCGCTCTACGTCGGCGAATCCGGGGTTGGCAAGACGGCATTGGCCGAAGGCCTGGCGCTGCGAATCGTGCGCGAGGAGGTGCCCGGTGTGCTGGCCGACGCCGAAATCTGGGCGCTCGATCTGGGTGCCCTGCTGGCCGGGACCAAGTATCGCGGGGATTTTGAAAAACGCCTCAAGGCCGTGCTGGCCGAACTCAAGAGTCGCGAAAAGGCCGTGTTGTTCATTGACGAGATTCATACCATCATCGGTGCCGGTGCTGCCTCCGGCGGGGTCATGGATGCCTCCAACCTGATCAAGCCGGTGCTGGCCAACGGTGACCTGCGCTGTATCGGTTCGACCACATTTGAGGAGTACCGCGGCGTGTTCGAGAAGGATCGGGCACTGGCGCGGCGCTTCCAGAAAATCGATATTGTCGAGCCCTCGGTCGGCGAGACCATCGAGATTCTCAATGGCCTCAAGCACCGCTTCGAGGAACACCACGGCGTGACGTACACCAGCGAGGCGCTCGAGGCCGCAGCCACGCTGTCGGCGCGGCACATCAATGACCGCCATCTGCCAGACAAGGCGATCGATGTCATCGACGAGGCTGGCGCCCGCGAGCGGCTCAAGCCAGCCGAAGACCGGGTTAGGCAGATTGACGTCAACGAGATTGAGGAAATCGTGGCGCGGATGGCGCGTATCCCGCCGCGTCAGGTCTCGCGTTCCGATCGTGACGCGCTCAAGACTCTCGAGCGCGACCTTCAAATGGTGGTGTTCGGCCAGGACGAAGCGATTCGCACCCTGGCCTCAGCCATCAAGATGTCACGCTCCGGGCTGGCCGAGGTAGAGCGGCCGATCGGCAGCTTCCTGTTTGCCGGGCCGACCGGTGTGGGCAAGACCGAAGTGACGCGCCAGCTGGCGCTGACCCTGGGCATCGAGCTGGTGCGTTTCGATATGTCCGAATACATGGAAGCACACTCGGTCTCGCGTCTGGTCGGCGCGCCGCCGGGATACGTCGGCTTCGACCGTGGCGGCCTGCTGACCGAGGCCGTCACCCAGACGCCGCATGCGGTGCTCTTGCTCGACGAGATCGAAAAGGCTCACCCGGACGTCTACAACCTGCTGCTGCAGATCATGGACCACGGCAAGCTGACCGACGCGAACGGGCGCGGCGCCGATTTCCGCAACGTCATTGTGGTCATGACAACCAATGCCGGCGCTGAACTGGTCAGTCGGCGCGGCATCGGTTTCACGCCCGCCGATCATTCCAGCGACGGCATGGAGGCCATTCGAAAGCAGTTCACCCCGGAATTCCGAAACCGTTTGGATGCCATCATCCAGTTCCATTCGCTGGCGCTGAATGTGGTGATGCAGGTCGTCGACAAGTTCCTGATGGAAATGGAGAATCAGCTGGCCGACAAGGGTGTGCATATCGAGGTGTGCGCTGACGCACGGGAATGGCTGGCCGAGCATGGCTTCGACGAAAAGATGGGAGCAAGGCCGATGAAGCGGGTCATCCAGGAGCACATCAAGCGGCCCCTGGCCGACGAGCTGCTGTTCGGCGCGCTTGCCGATGGTGGCGAGGTAGAAGTCCGTCTAAGGGATGACGGTAGCGGTCTGGATTTGACCTGTCGCGGGCGCAGCGTCGAACCGGTGGCAGACTGA
- a CDS encoding ArgE/DapE family deacylase has protein sequence MSPIEQAVIDAIDEAALLRSLSELIALDSSNGQEIDIQLDMAERLTGMGMDVDLWEIDLPRMQQHPAWGVEIQRERALGLVAMFGSAQGPRLVLNGHVDVVPAGELDRWTMPPFVGTVRDGRVYGRGSADMKGGLCCAMAAVKAIAAAGVRLRGQVQIQSVVGEEDGGLGTLATIVRGHRGDAAIVMEPTELMIAPAQAGALSFRIVIPGQAAHGALRIEGVDPLGHFPRIYSALAALEAERNRRLAHPLFADYAVPFAICIGKARAGIWASTVAEALVLEGRYGLAIGEDPETAQLELEAALRGAGMGDPWLERNPPHIEWWGARYLPAAIDVDHTLVRALAKGLTEVTDRAAVIRGMPYGADMHLLVHHARTPTVLFGPGNVRVAHAPDEFVPIEELLTTTRSLALAILRFCGMVR, from the coding sequence ATGAGCCCGATCGAACAGGCCGTAATTGACGCGATCGATGAAGCGGCGCTGCTCCGCAGCCTGAGCGAGCTGATCGCCCTTGACTCGAGCAACGGACAAGAGATCGACATTCAGCTGGACATGGCCGAACGCCTGACCGGCATGGGTATGGACGTCGATCTCTGGGAGATCGACCTGCCCAGGATGCAACAGCATCCCGCCTGGGGTGTGGAGATCCAGCGCGAGCGTGCCCTCGGGCTGGTTGCCATGTTCGGCAGCGCCCAGGGCCCGCGACTGGTCCTCAACGGCCACGTCGACGTCGTCCCGGCCGGTGAGCTGGACCGCTGGACCATGCCGCCTTTTGTCGGCACGGTTCGCGACGGCCGCGTCTATGGCCGCGGATCAGCCGACATGAAAGGCGGCTTGTGCTGCGCCATGGCTGCCGTGAAGGCCATCGCTGCAGCCGGCGTTCGGCTGCGCGGGCAAGTGCAGATTCAGTCCGTTGTCGGCGAGGAAGACGGCGGCCTCGGGACCCTGGCGACGATCGTACGGGGGCATCGCGGTGATGCGGCGATCGTGATGGAGCCGACCGAGTTGATGATCGCGCCGGCCCAGGCCGGCGCGCTGAGCTTCCGGATCGTCATTCCCGGACAGGCGGCCCACGGCGCGCTGCGCATTGAAGGGGTCGACCCACTCGGACACTTCCCCCGGATTTACAGCGCGCTCGCGGCGCTGGAGGCCGAGCGCAACCGGCGCCTGGCGCATCCATTGTTCGCCGATTATGCCGTGCCCTTTGCCATTTGCATCGGCAAGGCGCGGGCCGGCATCTGGGCTTCAACGGTAGCCGAAGCGCTGGTGCTGGAAGGACGCTACGGCCTGGCCATCGGCGAAGACCCCGAAACGGCCCAGCTTGAGCTGGAAGCGGCCCTGCGCGGGGCTGGAATGGGCGATCCCTGGCTGGAACGAAACCCACCGCATATCGAGTGGTGGGGTGCACGCTACCTGCCTGCCGCCATTGATGTCGACCACACGCTGGTCCGTGCGCTGGCAAAAGGATTGACCGAAGTGACCGATCGGGCCGCCGTTATCCGCGGCATGCCCTACGGGGCTGATATGCACCTGCTGGTTCACCATGCTCGCACGCCGACGGTCCTGTTCGGCCCCGGCAATGTCAGGGTTGCACACGCACCCGACGAATTCGTGCCGATCGAAGAACTTCTGACCACCACCCGTAGCCTGGCATTGGCCATCCTGCGTTTCTGCGGTATGGTCCGTTGA
- the clpS gene encoding ATP-dependent Clp protease adapter ClpS — translation MSDREKHAGGITGDGLALQEARPKVRKPPLYKVVILNDDYTPMEFVVQVLMRFFALSHDKATSIMLHVHTRGRGVAGVYTYEIAETKAVQVNGFAREHDHPLQCTLEETDQ, via the coding sequence ATGAGCGACAGAGAAAAGCACGCTGGCGGTATCACCGGCGACGGGCTGGCGCTTCAGGAAGCGCGGCCGAAGGTTCGCAAACCGCCGCTTTACAAGGTCGTGATACTCAACGATGACTACACGCCGATGGAGTTCGTCGTCCAGGTGCTCATGCGTTTTTTCGCCCTGTCGCATGACAAGGCGACCAGCATCATGCTGCACGTCCATACCCGCGGCCGGGGCGTTGCCGGTGTTTACACCTACGAAATTGCCGAAACCAAGGCCGTTCAGGTCAACGGTTTTGCGCGCGAGCACGACCATCCGCTCCAGTGTACGCTTGAGGAAACCGATCAGTGA
- a CDS encoding SGNH/GDSL hydrolase family protein, translating into MGIRPGLAGVAAGAILAPVLLGQGLYVRRVTPRLPEPAGSRCGRVGSGPLLKLLIIGDSAAAGVGVNDQRQALAGRLAVALSNHFELHWRLIARTGVTTRDALATVQASAPESFDVVVTSLGVNDVISRLNLSSWRHEQRRLREQLRSRFGIRQLIVTGLPPMGWFPALPQPLRWYLGQRAGWLDRMLREDLAQEPDAEFLSVAFGPEKTLMASDGFHPGAAAYRQWAEAVAELIVARHGTAAA; encoded by the coding sequence ATGGGCATTCGACCCGGTCTGGCCGGTGTCGCGGCCGGCGCCATCCTGGCCCCGGTGCTGCTGGGCCAAGGGCTGTACGTGCGACGCGTTACGCCGAGGCTGCCCGAACCGGCCGGTTCCCGCTGTGGTCGAGTCGGAAGCGGGCCGCTACTCAAGTTGCTGATCATTGGCGATTCGGCTGCCGCCGGAGTGGGAGTCAACGATCAGCGACAGGCTCTGGCCGGCCGCCTGGCTGTGGCCCTGTCGAATCACTTCGAATTGCACTGGCGCCTGATCGCGCGAACGGGCGTGACGACGCGCGACGCGCTGGCGACCGTTCAGGCATCAGCACCCGAGTCCTTTGACGTGGTGGTCACCTCACTCGGGGTCAACGACGTCATCAGCCGACTGAACCTGTCCTCCTGGCGCCATGAGCAGCGCCGGCTGCGCGAACAGTTGCGCTCCCGGTTCGGGATCAGACAGCTGATCGTCACCGGTCTGCCGCCGATGGGCTGGTTCCCGGCATTGCCGCAGCCGCTGCGCTGGTATCTCGGGCAGCGCGCGGGCTGGCTCGATCGCATGCTTCGGGAAGACCTGGCGCAAGAGCCCGATGCCGAGTTCCTGTCGGTTGCGTTTGGCCCGGAAAAGACGCTGATGGCCAGCGACGGGTTTCATCCCGGAGCGGCGGCCTACCGGCAATGGGCGGAGGCCGTGGCCGAGCTGATTGTCGCTCGTCATGGAACGGCAGCGGCATGA
- the aceB gene encoding malate synthase A gives MNHASQHHSTSSLEADPGLELGAPLPDAARPLLPTGLRNLLGALSRRYRDEVDALLAARQERQRRFDAGELPDFPEETRDIREGDWKVARIPEDLRNRRVEITGPVDRKMIINALNSGAMVFMADFEDSSTPSWDNMISGQVNLQDAVRGTIEFTADSGKQYRLEPDPAVLIVRPRGWHLDEKHVRVDGRAVPGGMFDAAVFLYNNAATLINRGSGPYLYLPKLESRHEAELWERVLTDIERRLDLNPGTVKVTVLIETITAVFEMDEILYALRSRIVGLNCGRWDYIFSYIKRFRTHPDKVLPDRAQVTMTVPFLRAYSQLLIKTCHRRGAFAMGGMAAQIPIKGDEEANERALTKVREDKEREAGDGHDGTWVAHPGLIPVAMDIFNRHLGDRPNQLHRLGEDVRVSAADLVAPCKGTITEAGLRGNISVAIRYLGAWLGGQGCVPINHLMEDAATAEIARAQLWQWIRHDRGVLEDGRNIDHALVNRFQAEALDQLRAEIGESGFSRGHYADAAALLHEATASDDFIEFLTLPGYDRLD, from the coding sequence ATGAATCACGCATCACAGCATCACTCGACCAGCAGTCTGGAAGCAGATCCGGGACTCGAACTCGGCGCGCCCCTGCCCGATGCGGCGCGCCCACTGCTGCCGACTGGTCTGCGCAACCTGCTGGGGGCTTTGTCGCGGCGCTACCGGGATGAGGTTGACGCCCTGCTCGCGGCCCGGCAGGAGCGCCAGCGACGATTCGACGCCGGTGAACTGCCGGATTTCCCGGAGGAGACGCGCGATATTCGCGAAGGCGACTGGAAGGTCGCGCGCATTCCCGAGGACTTGCGGAACCGACGGGTCGAGATCACCGGTCCGGTGGATCGCAAGATGATCATCAATGCGCTCAATTCCGGCGCGATGGTGTTCATGGCTGATTTCGAGGATTCCTCGACCCCGAGCTGGGACAACATGATCTCGGGCCAGGTCAATCTCCAAGATGCCGTACGCGGGACCATCGAATTCACGGCCGACAGCGGCAAGCAGTATCGCCTGGAACCGGATCCGGCGGTGCTGATCGTGCGACCGCGCGGCTGGCATCTCGACGAAAAGCATGTGCGCGTCGACGGACGCGCTGTCCCCGGCGGGATGTTTGACGCGGCGGTTTTTCTCTACAACAACGCCGCCACGCTGATCAATCGCGGTAGCGGGCCGTATCTCTACCTGCCGAAACTGGAGAGCCGGCATGAGGCCGAACTGTGGGAGCGCGTGCTGACCGATATCGAGCGCCGGCTTGACCTCAATCCAGGCACGGTCAAGGTCACGGTGCTGATCGAGACCATCACGGCGGTGTTCGAGATGGACGAGATCCTTTACGCGCTGCGCAGCCGCATCGTCGGGCTCAACTGCGGCCGCTGGGACTATATTTTCAGCTATATCAAACGCTTCAGAACACATCCTGATAAAGTGCTGCCGGATCGTGCGCAGGTCACCATGACCGTTCCGTTCCTGCGCGCTTATTCACAGCTGCTGATCAAGACTTGCCATCGACGCGGTGCCTTCGCGATGGGCGGCATGGCGGCGCAAATCCCGATCAAGGGGGACGAGGAGGCCAACGAGCGGGCCCTGACCAAGGTCCGTGAAGACAAGGAGCGTGAGGCCGGCGACGGTCATGACGGCACCTGGGTGGCTCATCCCGGGCTGATTCCGGTGGCCATGGACATCTTCAACCGCCACCTCGGCGATCGCCCCAACCAGCTCCACCGGCTCGGCGAGGATGTTCGGGTCAGCGCGGCTGACCTGGTTGCGCCCTGCAAGGGCACGATTACCGAGGCCGGGCTGCGCGGCAATATCAGCGTGGCGATTCGCTACCTGGGCGCCTGGCTGGGCGGGCAGGGCTGTGTGCCGATCAATCACCTGATGGAAGACGCCGCCACGGCAGAGATCGCCCGGGCCCAGCTGTGGCAGTGGATCCGGCACGATCGCGGGGTTCTCGAAGACGGCCGCAACATCGACCACGCACTGGTCAATCGCTTTCAGGCCGAAGCGCTCGATCAGCTACGCGCCGAGATTGGTGAGTCCGGATTCAGCCGGGGACACTATGCCGATGCCGCCGCGCTGCTGCACGAGGCAACCGCCAGTGATGACTTCATCGAATTTCTCACCCTGCCGGGCTACGACCGGCTTGACTGA